TTTTAACGTCATTTGATTTATCACGTTTTCCACTATTTCAAGGGGATTATGGACAATATTATACAATCCAGAAAATTTCTCTTTCAAAGGTTTAGAGCCCACCCAAATGTCCTCCCAAAATCTGGTTTGTGACCCATCTTTTATCTTGAAGGTCCCACATCCAAGAAAATCTTCCTGACCTTCAATAGACCTTTCAAAAAATGTGAGTATCCTGGTTTGATTTGAACGTGAGACAAACACTTTGAACCTAGATATTTATTCCTAAGTAAGGTCTGCTAGTTGCCGTCTTCGTTAAGTAATTGAACCAACCATTTGTTGTCCAGAGATTTGTTATTCCCAAACCGCCTTGATCTTTAGGACGACACAAGATATCCCATTTGGCTAGGCGGTATTTTTGTTTATCATTATTACCTTGCCCGAAGAATCTGGATCGATAAAAGTCCAGTCTTTTAAGTACACCTTCAGGGATTTCAAAGAAGGACATCATGAAATAAAGTCAGCCATCCGCCATAAGATAAATGTTTGGCTTTCTGAGTACTTAGTTTGTTCTTAAATCTTTCCTCGATTACACTCCAATCTGCATTATAGAGTTTATGGTGGTGCATCGGAATACCTAAGTACCTGGAAGGGTATGGCCCTAGGGCACAACCAAACAAATCAGTATATTCTTGATCATATTGTTTAGCCTCTCCATAAAAGATATGACTCTTATGGAAGTTAATTTTTAGTCCTGATAATTGTTCAAAGACACAGAGTAATAGCTTCATATTTTTAGCTTGCTCCAAATCATGATCCATAAACAAAATTatatcatctgcatattgtaaAATAGACAATCCATCTTCCACAAGGTGAGGTATCACCTCATTAATTTGCCCATCCTCCTTTGCCCTCTTGATTAAAATAGAGAGCATATCTGCCACAATGTTAAAAAGGATAGGCGACATGGGGTTTCCTTGTCTGaggcttttttttgtttggaagtAGTGTCCAATGTCATCATTAATTTTGATGCTCACACTTCCTCCTATATGTCATCATTAATTTTGATGCTCACACTTCCTCCTGTAATAAATTTTCAATCCATGTACGCCACTACTGGCAAAACCCCTTCATTTTCAATCTATGTACGCCACTATTGGCAAAACCCCTTCATTCGGAGTGTTTGTTGTAGAAACGACCATTTTACCTTATTATAGGCCTTTGCAAAGTCAATTTTGAGAATCACGCCATTAAGTTTTTTGGTGTGGAGTTCATGAATAGTTTCGTGTAATATCACTACTCCTTCCATAATGTTCCGACCTGGCATGAATGCTGTTTGGGAAGGTCGAACCACTTTGCTAGCAACTCCCATGAGTCTATTTGTAGCAACCTTTGTGAATATTTTAAAGCTCGCATTGAGTAGACAAATTGGTCTGTATtgttgttttttatttgcctCTTTTATTTTAGGTATAAGAGTAATTACTCCAAAATTGAGGCTATACAAAGGAAGAAGTTGTTCATAAAAATCCATGAATAGCGCCATAAGACCTGGTTTTATAATATCCCAAAACACTTTGTAAAACTCTGCTGGAAATCCATTTGGACCAGGGGGTTTATTATGCTCCATTTCGAAAACTGCTTCTTTTACCTCTTTCTCTATGAATGGTGCAACGAGGAAATTATTTTCCTCCTCTGTCACCTGAGGTATGTTATGATTATGGTTTTCCACCATGCTAAAATTATTATCCTCTGGTGGTCCAAACAACCccttgtaatagtttgtgatataTGCTTTTAATTCAGCATCACCCACTATTACTCCATCCTCTTGTTCTAATTTGAAGATGCATTGTTTTCTATTTTTACCTTTAGCAACCAAATGGAAATATTGGGTGTTATCATCACCTTCCAAGAGGTCTTTAGTTTTAGCTCGCTTGTAGCACTTAATTTCCTCTTCCCTCAAAAGGTGAACTAATGGTTCATTTAGGTAATGTTTGAGATTCATCTCCTGATCGGAGAGTACATTAGTTTCTGCCTTTTTATCTAGTTCATCAATCATTGAGACTAGTTTTTGCTTCTCTTTTTTATTGTGGCCTGCTGTATTTTTTCCCATCCTCTAAGAAATTGTTGGAGGGTCCTTATTTTATTGTACTATTTTTCCACAGCAGTGGTACCTCTAGTTTCCATTTGCCATTTATTAGCAACTAAATCATAAAAATTTTCTCTTATCAACCAAACTCATTCAAATTTAAATAGAGGTTGTTGTCTATTATGAGAAGAAGCACTTGTGTTTAATAATAAAGGTGTATGGTCTGAATTACTTCTATCTTTAGCATGTACAGTGGAAATTTTTGCTCCCACTCTGTACTAGCCAAGACTCTATCTAATTTCTCAAAGGTTGGGTCATCCTGCTGCTCGCCTAGATAAATTGTCGACCCGACATTTCTATTTCTCTTAGTTCTAGAGACTCAATGACCATATTAAATAAATCTGGTCATTTTGCTTCAAAGTTATCCTTGTTCTTATCTGCAGGACAATGCAAATATTGAAATCCGCACCAATTATATAGGGTAGTGTTTCTTTACTACAAGTATATGTGGAGCTCTGTTAAAAAATTTTCCTTGTCATGTTGTTGTGCAGGTCCATATACTGCAAACAATGACCGTTTGAAGCCATCATTTCTATCACGGAGGGTGAACTTAACATAGAAATCCCCCTCGTCAATGGCTCCAATATCATATACCGCAAGGTCAATACCAAGGAGAATCCTCCGGGAATGACCATGTGGCGTCATGCAGCGCCAAATATATTCCTTGCCACCACATAGTTTTTTAGTCCCATCTGAGAAGATCCCGATCCGTCTCCATGAGAGCAATAAAATCAATTGGCTCTTCCTTTACCATATCTTCTAAGTAACCGTGCTTAGCCAAGTCCCCAAGTATCCAAGAATAGTGACATCACGATAAGATTTTTTGTCTGCTTCATATGACTATAGTgaaaagcttgcaaagatgacCGAGCTCTCACATAGTACCAATGGCCGAAAAAATTAGGGTTTGTGAATATTTGGAAAACGACTTTACATATAAAGCGCATGCAATTTTTCTCGAGACCTTGTATGGTTGATCTTAGACTAACATCGATAATATGATTCATACTTTCTTTCTAtatatctattttttttgaaTCACATAGTACAGACACATACGCTCATAAACATACACGCACACTCAGCCCCTACAAATACACACGCAACCCTTATGAGAGCACATTCGAAAGATTGAGCTGACAGAACACACACGCAACACTGACGCCTTGCTATCGATAGGCATGTCGCTTatcactgaaagaatagcgctTGTTAAATCTTAGAATAAATCCACAAAAATATCCCGGGTAGACAGGTTCCACTACAAGCAACCTTACCAGCTATGCTATGCTCAATTCATTTTATATCTATCTATCTGCCTTTTTTCCTATCAGCAACTCGTCGgcgtccaacagctcctcagcagctcgtccacatgcagcaagatcgccttcgtgccgcggctcgtcgtcggctcgtcggcggctcgtccaagtgctgcaggcgcaacacctccaaggtatccacacgtgtagggaggaagcgtcgcaagccggactgctaggtccccgagttgcaacaggcgagggcgtgggaggcgcagcagatgtgtttcgcaaaagggtgtcaaccctagggcgcccccacccctctatttatagaggttcctaacgggcctctaggtccgaggcccattagaacttctaaatctaatccaactcggatcacatccgaattgggcttccagccccttaagtgtgcgaccctatgggttcggatacgtatagtcatggcccgagtactcctactcgacccaatagtcggtagcagcctctagcaagatgtgccaactcctatacgcacacgaagatcatatcagacgaaccatcacaatattatatacatgctattccctttgcctcacaatatttggtctagtttcaagctgaccgctttttctcgatcctatgattcggaatccctttgtaggttaactcttaactatacgtagcatggccatgcattttcggatccgatcactcgaggggcccagagatatcactctcaatcagagaggggcaaatctcatcttgattgaccatgtctcatagcatgcttcttgacaaacccgaaagctacctttataactaccctgttacggcgtagcgtttgatagccactaagtaggtcgatccacatcttgaatgcatgcgacaatctcaggtctaaggacaaagcgtatatgttgtttaaagagagaactacttctcgtgttgggtcagtcctagcacatgtctccacatgtgcccacattattagttcaacatctccatgtccatgacttgtgaaacatagtcatcaactaatacatgtgctagtctaatattcatgtgtgtcctcacatgaactccgactagggacaactttagaatcaccatacaagtaaagagtttcatacacaattcacataattgcaaatcaattcaagtagcctttaatggatattcaaggaacacaatataaatcatggatacaaatataatatcatcatctctatgattgcctctagggcatacctccaacagtctcccacttgcactagagtcaatctagaaggtacctaatacccatagctcttacatgtgcatcatgcttagcctgcgggagtggttttgtcaacggatcagaaatgttcagatccgtgtgtattttgcatatcttgatctaaccccggttaacgaagtctcgaatgagatgaaatcgccgcattatgtgtttgttattctggtggttccttggctcctttgcttgcgcaattgccccattgttatcacagtagagattcaatgggctggacgcattcaggaacacaccaagctcaatgaggaaattccttatccaaacaccctccttcgcggcttccgaagctgtGATGTattcggcttctgtcgtagaattggccaccgtctcctgcttggaactcttccaactaacagcaccaccatttagcgtgaacacaaatcctgattgtgattttgaatcatctctgtcggtttggaaactagcatcggtgtaacctgttacaacaagctcctcctcacctccatagacgaggaacatatctttagtccttctcaagtacttaagaatgtttttcaccgctgtctagtgactctcacctggatcagactggtgtctgcttgtcatacttagcgcatatgaaacatctgggcgagtacttatcgttgcatacatgatagatccaatagccgaggaatatggcactctactcatgcgatcccgctcatcagcagtcgaaggacattgagtcttgctgagatgtatgccatgtgacataggcaagaaccctttctttgcctcttccatgctgaaccgcttcaacactttgtcaatgtaagtatcttggcttaaacctataagtcttctcgatctatctctatagatcttaatgcccagaatatatgccgcttcccctaagtccttcatcgaaaaactatttttcagtgacgtctttatggactcaagcataggaatgttatttccaatcagtaatatgtcatccacatataagattagaaatactacagagctcccactaaccttcttgtaaacacaaaactcttcttcgtttttggtgaagtcaaaccctttgaccacttcatcaaaacgaatgttccaactcctagatgcttgcttcaatccataaatggatctttgaagcttgcatacctttccagcatttttcggatcgacaaaaccctcaggctgtatcatatacacgtcctcagctaggtttccattcaggaaagctgtcttgacatccatctgccatatctcataatcgaaatatgcagctatagctagaataatccgaatggacttaagcatcactaagggcgagaaagtctcgtcgtagtcaactccttgaacttgtcgaaaaccttttgcgacaagtcgtgctttatagatgtgaacatttccatccatgtcctttttcttcttatagatccacttgcactctatagctttaacaccatcaggcgggtcaaccaagtttcaaacttgattgtctcccatggactctatttcggattgcatggcactctgccatttttcggagtctgggtccatcattgcttctgcatatgtcgcaggctcatcattgtccaacaataatatttcccgcatttcgcggagccttgccgaccttcgtggttgtggcggtgcttctcttgccatgggtatctcaacttgttctgctacgttagcatcactcattgattcttgcccgatcggctcatcttgaacttcttcaagatgcacagtctttccactcttttctcctttgagaaactctttctctaggaaaaccccgttccgagcgacaaacactttgccctctgattggttgtagaaataatatcccaaagtttcctttggatatcccacgaaaatgcacttatccaacttgggtgtgatcttgtccgactgaagtcgcttgacaaacacttcacatccctaaatatttagaaaagacaaacgaggaacctttccagtccatcagaatgaagcttcttcatgcgcttttcacttatatgacccaaatgacaatgccacaagtaggtagaactcaaatcattaggccgaggccttttagcacttacgttacagacaggtgaaccatcaagatttaaaacaaataatccattcacaatgggtgcaaaagccataaacatatcattcttagagatcacacaaccattgttttcactcgcaaatgaataaccatccttcatcaagcatgaaggagacaaaatgtttcaacttaaactagaaacgaaataacaattattcaactccataataaatcctgacgggaggtggagttgcatcgtcccgacggtcaacgcagcaactctgaaatcaacttctcctctttccacgcttctacttcttatcattccctgcatcaaattgcaaatatgagcaaccgatccaatatcaaatacccaagaattaataattgtatcagcgagaaatatgttgtctataacattaataacaagcgtacctgaggtggaagtactcttacttccgccattcttcaatgaagctaggtactgcttgcaatttctcttccagtgaccaagttcatgacagtaaaagcactctttgtctggagcaggtccaggtccagctttaaccttgggcgctgggtttggcttggacgttccagccttgcccttcttcttcaaagaattgcccttcttcttaaagctaggcttgttctgtatagccatcacatggctgctactagcgcttttcttgatgtcagcctctgctgttttaagcatgccacacagctcattcagacccttctccatcccatgcatatggtagtttgagatgaagttcccatagctaggcggaagagatgacagaatgaaatcagtggccaactcttgacccagtgggaagcccagcttctccaaccgttgagtgtaaccaaccatcttgattacgtgtggtcctaatgctgcgccttctgctagcttgctctccacaaaggccttagacacattgaacctttcagtcctggcctgtgtttggaacatgtctctaagcgccacgatcatatcgtgcgcctggtttgttttgaactgcatctgcagctcgggttccatgcaagcaagcataaggcagcttacttcgaggttagcatcacatgctttcttgtaagcattcttagcagcagcaggtgcatcatcagcaggttcttctggtagtgggttgtctagaacatctttctttttctcagccctgagaacaattctcaggttacagatccaatccgagtagtttgttccattcaacttatccttctcaaggaccgaacgcaaaacaAACAGTTTAGTGAtgctaggtgtcatttaatctacaacaaaagtaatgcaaaatacactaagacaaacgtatccatgatggagcaaatcacattaaactattttaacagaatctactcccactaaaatcaatatccatctattgatacttagtgatttaggatctacaactaacaagtctcctggtgagctttagcatcaccgctagcaaacaatgtagatcagtaagcaacttcttgctaatcatatcacatatgactcctgttgttgggtgacatctctatgtctgggcacccaacctttatgccccaaggtccttaactgttaagataaccttgttaagcaaaccaacccttaagtgtgtaagtgtccgacacaaacccgtctagtcaaggaaaactagtggcaccctaatttcatagacccaccactaattgtacaagacatgggacggtgcaagttttagttgggagggcatactaacttaaactttgtgaggggtcgttctacttctaacatcacagcatgcagaaagtaaaacataaacagaatagcattcacacagttgtgacacagtatggcccattttcttatgttgatctccatctccacagaacctgttcaccatggtgatctccatctccatgttccatgtgcgccatcctcctgctgatgagtcctccaagaactagaacatgctattacgcctaatagctagtaaaaaactagtaatgaagattacatagttgcttggatcatcacagattggtacgcagaccattaaatacattaaagtgacaacacatatggctcctgccgtgttgccatacgcatgacacgcaggtcacgaatgagttatacacatgcatcacatacacaaaggggccatactgatcataagatacatacatcctgcaaaacagagttaagtgtcctaacgttccaaacttcggaggcccaaaactccatcttccaagcctaATTTGGGAAATATAATTTCGCCGAAAAGGGCAaagtggttgaatttcatgtgtaactttttctgtagatcaattttcatataaaattcgcgccgatccaagatcgtaccgaaaagttacggctgatttaccgaagcatacgcacacggcaaaattccgaccccggtagtagatcccatctactattgcacatctcatgcgcttggcgtatgaacctggattttgattcgaccaatcacattgatcttcgctcaatgcaactggaattacatgtatcacttaactccgatggtggaaacctgaccggtaggagtatgtcgttacactaccattgcagcaagaacacgaaaccaggacatagatcaaactgaaaactcgcatatctccatatgcacacatcccgaatccaaaactaaacagctacggctctgataccactgttgggatacgaggtaggctacactagcgcaaatcaaaattttctaccgcgtaaaccaggaaaactgccgtataaggatcacgggattaccactcgacgcactactggtgcggaagatgtagattcgcgtcgatgcagcaaagtcaatcaacgtagtcgtacgtagtcgatcacgtcgacgtccagcagctcctcagcagctcgtccacgtgcagcaagatcgccctcgtgccgcggctcgtcgtggctcgtcggcggctcgtccaagtgctgcaggcgcaacacctccaaggtatccacacgtgcagggaggaagcgtcgcaagccggactgctaggtccgcgagttgcaacaggcgagggcgtgggaggcgcagcagatgtgtttcgcaaaagggtgtcaaccctagggcgcccccacccctctatttatagaggttcctaacgggcctctgggtccgaggcccattagtacttctaaacctaatccaactcggatcacatccgaattgggcttccagccccttaagtgtgtgaccctatgggttcggatacgtatagtcatggcccgagtacttctactcggcccaatagtcgatagcggcctctagcaagacgtgtcaattcctatacgcacacgaagatcatatcagacgaactatcacaacattatatacatgctattccctttgcctcacgatatttggtctagcttcaagctgaccgcactttctcgatcctatgattcggaatccctttgtaggttaactcttaaccatacgtagcatggccatgcattttcggatccgatcactcgaggggtccagagatatcactcaatcagagaggggcaaatcccatcttgattgaccatgtctcatagcatgcttcttgacaaacccgaaaggtacctttataactaccatgtTACGGCGTAgtatttgatagcccctaagtaggtcaatccacatcttgatccacatcttgaatacatgcgacaatctcaggtctaaggacaaagcgtatatgttgtttaaagagagaactacttctcatgttgggtcagtcctagcacatgtctccacatgtgcccacattattagttcaacatcttcatgtccatgacttgtgaaacatagtcatcaactaatacatgtgctagtctaatattcatgtgtgtcctcacatgaactccgactagggacaacattAGAATAACCagacaagtaaagagtttcacacacaattcacataattgcaaatcaattcaagtagcctttaatggatgttcaagaaacacaatataaatcatggatacaaatggaatattatcatctctatgattgcctctagggcatacctccaacactaccTCTCATCAATCTTCTTTatttccaagaaagttggagGGGAAATTAGGTTTATTTACTAGTTTAGCTAGGTTCAACCAGCTAAAAAAATCTTCCAGTTAAAATTTAGTTGGCTTGTTTTTGGATACATGACAGTTTATATTACCTAGCTATAATTTAGCTGGTTTGTCTCACCATTTTAATGTTTGCGTTGGTATTTATAAACTTTTTTAAATGATTATAAAGGCACATTTTCTTTTACAAGGAGAAATTTATTATGACGTGTTCAGCGCTAGTAGTTCCATGTTGAACGAACACACGAAGAAGGCAGTACAACCCAATACATGCCCGTACAATACATACTAGCTACGCCCTCAAGGCTAGCTGCTCttcaaccatgcatgcatgcatgcatatgcgtGCACATAGCATGTCCACGTCGCTACTACTCTCTCTACCTCTCGCCCCGTCGCTCTACGGAGTCGTCGGAGCAGCCGACGAcggcgcgacgccgccgtggtGTATCGGATCCGGCCCGCTGGGCACCTCTCTCTTGGAACCGCCGTCCTCGCCACCAGCGGCCTGCCCATTCGGCAGCGCAACACCGTCACGCCGCGTGAACGATGCCAGCCTCGGCCGGCGGCCGACGAACCCTCGCTGCTGCTCCCACTCCCAGTAGCGCACATTGCCGCTgtcaccacctcctccatcGACACCGGCGACAGCAACATCACCTCTCCG
Above is a genomic segment from Setaria viridis chromosome 4, Setaria_viridis_v4.0, whole genome shotgun sequence containing:
- the LOC117853570 gene encoding CLAVATA3/ESR (CLE)-related protein ESR1; translation: MASSRRIATVAAAVLLVCAILAWTPEAARMGRRGDVAVAGVDGGGGDSGNVRYWEWEQQRGFVGRRPRLASFTRRDGVALPNGQAAGGEDGGSKREVPSGPDPIHHGGVAPSSAAPTTP